Proteins from a single region of Nitrososphaerota archaeon:
- a CDS encoding acetoacetate decarboxylase family protein, giving the protein MLDHPLVPGPDSAVEKGPWHYGADYVTVYFRGERDALSDLLPKPFEVADGTCMGYVCEIVSVAESAADMAAYRPDRTVYDEAAVGVKCTYKGRTGVYFPVMWVTTEWSLLRGLLNGYQKRLADKISMTKLHPLNPGMKGVAAGSRFGGFCMKGPEQTISLQVQVEREVAPDALPKFGATFGTRRYPKTDESQGTVDEPVEIAKANSRVSDAWVGTGSLKTTLGVGKIEPVSGAVYRSGFTILGSKVLR; this is encoded by the coding sequence GTGCTCGACCACCCGCTCGTCCCCGGCCCTGACTCGGCCGTCGAGAAGGGCCCCTGGCACTATGGCGCGGACTACGTCACGGTGTACTTCAGAGGGGAGAGAGACGCCCTTTCTGACCTCCTCCCAAAACCATTCGAGGTGGCCGATGGGACCTGCATGGGGTACGTCTGCGAGATAGTGTCGGTGGCCGAGTCTGCCGCAGACATGGCCGCATATCGCCCGGACAGGACCGTCTACGACGAGGCGGCGGTCGGGGTGAAGTGCACCTACAAGGGGCGGACGGGGGTCTACTTCCCGGTGATGTGGGTCACCACCGAGTGGTCCCTATTGAGGGGGCTCCTGAACGGCTACCAGAAGAGGCTCGCGGACAAGATCTCGATGACGAAGCTCCACCCGCTCAACCCAGGCATGAAGGGGGTCGCGGCCGGGAGCAGGTTCGGGGGGTTCTGCATGAAGGGGCCGGAGCAGACCATCTCCCTCCAGGTGCAGGTCGAGAGGGAGGTCGCCCCCGACGCGCTCCCGAAGTTCGGCGCTACCTTCGGGACGAGGAGGTATCCGAAGACGGACGAGAGCCAGGGGACCGTCGACGAGCCCGTCGAGATCGCAAAGGCGAACTCCAGGGTGTCTGACGCGTGGGTCGGGACCGGCTCGCTGAAGACGACCCTCGGGGTGGGAAAGATAGAGCCCGTCTCGGGCGCGGTCTACCGGAGCGGGTTCACGATCCTGGGCTCGAAGGTCCTGCGGTAG
- a CDS encoding saccharopine dehydrogenase NADP-binding domain-containing protein, giving the protein MKAAVLGSGLMGSVIGWDLSRSEGVDEVVVADVDEERLRALKKRSPGKKLRVELLDIREKSKVVSFLKRFDAAASALPHGIVHLSDLAAVQAGTKMVNIAFEDEQMALDGEARKTGATLIPGCGVAPGLGGILLTDALQELGGGDEGHILVGGIPQKPLPPYGYKLVFSIVGLLREYTDDARVFRGGKMVKVRPFDTVDTYEFPPPIGTLEGFCTDGLASLVYTMRGMRVLDEITLRWPGHAEKMKLLQESGYFSREKVRAGEAQASPLEVSWAVLGKKLSEGEPKDITVMRVIAKGRKGSIVYDMVDRYDEANGVTSMGKTTAYTGSIVTQMLGEGEVQGEGVIPPERAVTGKLVRTLLSELHQRGVQIKKGR; this is encoded by the coding sequence ATGAAGGCAGCGGTGCTGGGGTCCGGGCTGATGGGGTCCGTGATCGGCTGGGACCTCTCCAGGTCTGAGGGGGTCGACGAGGTCGTGGTCGCCGACGTAGACGAAGAGCGTCTGCGGGCGTTGAAGAAGCGCTCGCCAGGGAAGAAGCTCAGGGTCGAGCTCTTGGACATCAGGGAGAAGAGCAAGGTGGTCTCGTTTCTGAAGCGGTTCGACGCCGCTGCGTCGGCGCTCCCTCATGGGATAGTGCACCTGTCAGACCTGGCTGCGGTCCAGGCAGGGACGAAGATGGTGAACATAGCCTTCGAGGACGAGCAGATGGCGCTCGACGGGGAGGCGAGGAAGACCGGCGCGACGCTGATCCCGGGGTGCGGCGTCGCCCCCGGACTCGGGGGGATACTCCTGACGGACGCCCTCCAGGAGCTCGGCGGCGGCGATGAAGGGCATATCCTCGTCGGAGGGATCCCCCAGAAGCCTCTCCCCCCCTACGGATACAAGCTGGTCTTCTCCATCGTGGGGCTGCTGAGGGAGTACACCGACGACGCCAGGGTGTTCAGGGGAGGGAAGATGGTGAAGGTAAGGCCCTTCGACACGGTCGACACCTACGAGTTCCCGCCCCCCATCGGGACCCTGGAGGGGTTCTGCACGGACGGCCTCGCCAGCCTCGTCTACACCATGAGGGGGATGAGAGTCCTCGACGAGATAACTCTCAGGTGGCCGGGACACGCGGAGAAGATGAAGCTGCTCCAGGAGTCAGGCTACTTCTCACGAGAGAAGGTCAGGGCAGGGGAGGCGCAGGCGTCTCCGCTCGAGGTGTCCTGGGCAGTGCTGGGCAAGAAGCTCTCCGAGGGGGAGCCTAAGGACATAACCGTCATGCGCGTCATCGCGAAAGGGAGGAAGGGGAGCATCGTCTATGACATGGTCGACAGGTACGACGAGGCGAACGGGGTGACCTCCATGGGGAAGACCACGGCCTATACGGGCTCCATCGTCACGCAGATGCTCGGGGAAGGGGAGGTCCAGGGGGAGGGGGTGATACCTCCAGAGAGGGCTGTCACCGGGAAGCTGGTGCGGACCCTTCTGAGTGAGCTGCATCAGAGGGGGGTCCAGATCAAGAAAGGGCGCTAG
- a CDS encoding M20/M25/M40 family metallo-hydrolase encodes MSARNEGVAECSVLVEKMLKEIGATTKVLKLDGVAPLVFGEIRSKKPGKTLLFYNHYDVQPEEPLELWKSPPFKPEIRDGVIYGRGVSDDKGELVARLKVVESFMKADGDIPCNVKFCFEGEEEVGSGHLGDYISKYPELFEADAVIWEYGTVDSAGTPTVTLGVKGMIYVELTLKSLSQDAHSSLAAILPSAPWRMVRLLNILKDEDERILVPGWYDGVTNLAEDELSVLNEMPFDGDGYRKNYAAEKFTGGMEDELAKKALVQRPTGNIAGIWAGYTGPGSKTVLPKEIHVKMDFRLVPEQDPDELLKKLRKYLDDKGFADVEIKQESMEPAARTSYKDPFAQAAIVAAEKTYGRKPVVELGSPGTGPLYLFTRRYGMPSVDIGVSATDGGIHAPNENLKLENLRKGMIWIAETMEIFAAQAPA; translated from the coding sequence GTGTCCGCGAGGAACGAGGGCGTAGCGGAATGCTCTGTCCTGGTCGAGAAGATGCTGAAGGAGATAGGAGCCACGACGAAGGTCCTGAAGCTGGACGGGGTCGCCCCACTGGTCTTCGGGGAGATCCGCTCCAAGAAGCCAGGCAAGACGCTGCTGTTCTACAACCACTACGACGTCCAGCCCGAGGAGCCGCTGGAGCTCTGGAAGTCTCCTCCGTTCAAGCCGGAGATCAGGGACGGGGTCATCTATGGGAGGGGGGTCTCCGATGACAAGGGGGAGCTGGTCGCCAGGCTCAAGGTAGTGGAGTCGTTCATGAAGGCGGACGGGGACATCCCCTGCAACGTGAAGTTCTGCTTCGAAGGGGAGGAAGAGGTCGGGAGCGGCCACCTGGGAGACTACATTTCCAAGTACCCCGAGCTCTTTGAAGCAGACGCCGTCATCTGGGAGTACGGGACAGTCGACTCCGCCGGGACCCCCACGGTCACCCTCGGGGTGAAGGGGATGATCTACGTCGAGCTCACGCTGAAGTCGCTTTCGCAGGACGCCCACAGCAGCCTCGCTGCGATACTGCCGAGCGCCCCCTGGAGGATGGTCAGGCTGCTGAACATCCTCAAGGACGAAGACGAGAGGATCCTCGTCCCCGGGTGGTACGACGGGGTGACCAACCTGGCTGAAGACGAGCTCTCCGTACTGAACGAGATGCCTTTCGACGGAGACGGCTACAGGAAGAACTATGCCGCGGAGAAGTTCACCGGGGGGATGGAGGACGAACTTGCGAAGAAGGCGCTCGTGCAGAGGCCCACGGGGAACATCGCGGGCATCTGGGCGGGGTACACCGGGCCCGGGTCGAAGACCGTCCTCCCGAAGGAGATACACGTGAAGATGGACTTTCGGCTCGTCCCGGAGCAGGACCCGGATGAGCTTCTGAAGAAGCTGAGGAAGTATCTGGACGACAAGGGCTTCGCCGACGTGGAGATCAAACAGGAGAGCATGGAGCCGGCAGCCAGGACGTCCTACAAGGACCCCTTCGCGCAGGCGGCGATAGTGGCTGCCGAGAAGACGTACGGCAGGAAGCCCGTGGTCGAGCTTGGCTCCCCGGGGACGGGCCCCCTTTACCTGTTCACCAGGAGGTATGGGATGCCGTCGGTAGACATCGGCGTGTCCGCGACTGACGGAGGGATACACGCTCCCAACGAGAACCTCAAGCTGGAGAACCTGAGGAAGGGGATGATCTGGATAGCGGAGACCATGGAGATCTTCGCCGCCCAGGCGCCCGCCTAG
- a CDS encoding PadR family transcriptional regulator: MRNAMPAGKGRQVPAARGSPLRFDGGSLLTDFSRFYVLLLLYEGGKHGYEIMSSIEQRLGRTASPGMVYPFLRLLEGQGYVSRKSVTVGRKARKVYSLTQQGRAFCDRLFGQFAGIVSSAIEPTLQVCAHCGCRVYKDAHLEEVGGKELAFCCRSCASTYVRETGRGR; encoded by the coding sequence TTGAGGAATGCTATGCCGGCCGGAAAAGGTCGCCAGGTCCCGGCAGCCAGGGGCTCGCCTCTCCGCTTCGATGGAGGGTCGCTCCTGACGGACTTTTCCAGGTTCTATGTCCTCCTCCTGCTCTACGAGGGGGGGAAGCACGGTTACGAGATAATGTCCAGCATCGAGCAGAGGCTCGGTCGGACCGCGAGCCCCGGCATGGTGTACCCGTTCCTCCGGCTGCTGGAGGGGCAGGGGTACGTCTCGCGCAAATCGGTGACCGTCGGCCGCAAGGCGAGGAAGGTGTACTCCCTCACGCAGCAGGGGAGGGCTTTCTGCGACAGGCTCTTCGGTCAGTTCGCGGGAATCGTGTCAAGCGCCATCGAGCCTACCCTGCAGGTGTGCGCCCACTGCGGGTGCAGGGTCTACAAAGACGCCCACCTGGAGGAGGTCGGAGGGAAGGAGCTCGCCTTCTGTTGCAGGTCCTGCGCGAGCACCTACGTAAGAGAAACGGGGAGGGGAAGGTGA
- a CDS encoding heavy metal translocating P-type ATPase, with product MYVEESPGALHAEVNGRTYYFCAESCLRTFIAPTLELRSLKRDIALGFALGIPILALTYLTVFPAGFPTGLLLLALATPVQFIAGRRFYEGAWNAIKMRSSNMDTLVAVGTSAAYFYSLVFVLFPAEFPYGGLFFDASSLVVALILVGRLLEQTVKVRANGAMMKLGELQPSTATVIGPDGGEVETPVEKVAVGDLFLVRPGERVATDGVVVEGRSFVDEKMISGESIPVEKSAGSQVTGATVNGSGALRVKATRVGADTTLSRIIQIVQDAQSTKAPVERLVNTVAAYFVPIVVAVSLASFALWVSVGGKSVSFAFTAAVAVLVIACPCALGLATPAAIAVGAGKGAENGILIRGGEYLERTQKIDTVAFDKTGTLTRGEPEVTDVIAVEGGDPKEVVRLAAAAERSSEHPLASAVLRRYASDFPGAPLPDSSAFQALPGLGVSASYSGKRLLVGNLQLLRKSGTAVGEELSRRMDVLLSQGKTVVLLAQNGALKGVVAVADAVKPSAREAISGLQKMGLETVMISGDNQTTTAAIAKELGIGRYFAEVLPEQKASIVKMLQEQERRKVAMVGDGINDAPALAQAYVGIAIGSGSDVAVETGGLILMRDDPRDVVAGIQLSRKTMSKVKQNLFWAFVYNVALIPVAAGLLYLLVGVLLNPILSGAAMAMSSVTVVTNSLTLRRFRPKL from the coding sequence ATGTACGTCGAGGAGTCCCCCGGAGCCCTGCACGCCGAGGTGAACGGGAGGACCTACTACTTCTGCGCCGAGTCGTGCCTCCGGACGTTCATCGCGCCGACCCTCGAGCTCAGGTCCCTGAAGAGGGACATCGCCCTCGGATTCGCCCTCGGCATCCCAATCCTGGCCCTGACGTACCTTACCGTCTTCCCTGCGGGGTTCCCCACAGGTCTGCTCCTCCTCGCGCTGGCGACCCCGGTCCAGTTCATCGCAGGCAGGAGGTTCTACGAAGGGGCGTGGAACGCGATCAAGATGCGCTCCTCTAACATGGACACCCTGGTCGCCGTGGGGACCTCAGCGGCCTACTTCTACAGCCTCGTCTTCGTCCTCTTCCCGGCCGAGTTCCCCTATGGGGGGCTCTTCTTCGACGCCTCTTCCCTCGTGGTCGCCCTCATACTGGTCGGGAGGCTGCTGGAGCAGACGGTCAAGGTGAGGGCCAACGGCGCCATGATGAAGCTGGGCGAGCTGCAGCCGAGCACCGCGACGGTGATCGGCCCCGACGGGGGCGAGGTTGAGACCCCGGTCGAGAAGGTGGCGGTGGGCGACCTCTTCCTCGTCCGTCCCGGGGAGAGGGTGGCGACGGACGGTGTGGTAGTCGAGGGGCGCTCCTTCGTCGACGAGAAGATGATCAGCGGCGAGAGCATCCCCGTGGAGAAGTCCGCAGGGAGCCAGGTGACCGGCGCTACCGTCAACGGCTCTGGGGCGCTGAGGGTGAAGGCGACCAGGGTAGGGGCTGACACCACCCTATCTAGGATAATCCAGATCGTCCAGGACGCCCAGAGCACCAAGGCCCCGGTGGAGCGCCTCGTGAACACCGTGGCCGCTTACTTCGTCCCGATAGTGGTCGCGGTCTCTCTGGCCTCTTTCGCGCTCTGGGTGTCCGTGGGCGGCAAGTCCGTCAGCTTCGCGTTCACCGCGGCGGTCGCCGTCCTGGTGATCGCCTGCCCCTGCGCTCTGGGCCTCGCCACCCCTGCGGCCATCGCTGTCGGCGCCGGAAAGGGGGCCGAAAACGGGATACTGATCAGGGGAGGGGAGTACCTGGAGCGGACGCAGAAGATCGACACCGTCGCCTTCGACAAGACAGGGACTCTCACAAGGGGAGAGCCTGAAGTGACTGACGTCATCGCCGTGGAGGGGGGAGACCCCAAGGAAGTAGTCAGGCTGGCAGCCGCGGCCGAGCGGAGCTCGGAGCACCCGCTCGCTTCCGCCGTCCTCAGGAGGTACGCCTCCGACTTTCCAGGAGCGCCCTTGCCAGACTCCTCGGCCTTCCAGGCCCTCCCTGGCCTCGGGGTGAGCGCGTCGTATTCTGGGAAGCGACTTCTGGTGGGGAACCTTCAACTCCTCCGAAAGAGCGGAACAGCAGTAGGAGAGGAGCTTTCGAGGAGGATGGATGTCCTTCTCAGCCAGGGGAAGACCGTCGTACTGCTCGCCCAGAACGGGGCGCTGAAGGGGGTCGTCGCTGTGGCGGACGCCGTAAAGCCGTCAGCCAGGGAGGCCATCTCAGGCCTCCAGAAGATGGGGCTCGAGACCGTCATGATAAGCGGGGACAACCAGACCACCACCGCGGCGATAGCGAAGGAGCTCGGGATTGGAAGGTATTTCGCAGAGGTCCTCCCAGAACAGAAGGCGTCGATAGTGAAGATGCTCCAGGAACAGGAGCGGAGAAAAGTCGCCATGGTGGGAGACGGGATAAACGACGCTCCGGCGCTGGCGCAGGCCTACGTAGGCATAGCCATAGGCTCCGGGTCGGATGTGGCCGTGGAGACGGGAGGGCTGATACTGATGAGGGACGACCCCCGGGACGTGGTCGCCGGTATACAGCTCTCGAGGAAGACGATGTCGAAGGTGAAGCAGAACCTCTTCTGGGCCTTCGTCTACAACGTGGCCCTGATCCCGGTGGCTGCCGGGCTCCTCTACCTCCTCGTCGGGGTCCTCCTCAACCCGATCCTGTCGGGGGCCGCAATGGCGATGTCGTCCGTCACCGTAGTCACGAACTCGCTCACCCTGAGGAGGTTCAGACCGAAGCTTTGA
- a CDS encoding YHS domain-containing protein — MTAVDPICRMKVDEKGAKFTSSYDGKAYYFCSSGCKRTFDNDPKKHAD; from the coding sequence ATGACAGCCGTGGATCCCATCTGCAGGATGAAGGTCGACGAGAAGGGAGCGAAGTTCACCTCCAGCTACGACGGGAAGGCCTACTACTTTTGCAGCTCAGGGTGCAAGAGGACCTTCGACAACGACCCGAAGAAGCACGCCGACTGA
- a CDS encoding NADP-dependent malic enzyme yields the protein MEPRLGAETGPRGTRRSVRTGPPEGCASAARTKIAGRRQPAPLPKKATEDEFSRRALGYSKFYGGKVGFAPKVPVRSLDDFSIWYTPGVAAVSKAIQAEPGLSFEYTGRWNTIAIVSDGSRVLGLGNIGPEGALPVMEGKALIYNYLGGVNAIPLPVRTKTEEELISIVKALEPSLGGVNLEDIESPKCFEVLDRLRAEMEIPVWHDDQQGTAGVTLAGLFNALEVTDRKLAGTRVVLCGSGAANVATERLLVEAGSDPRDIIVVDSKGILHPEREDIDQLMLKNKWKYEIAIRTNGDRVTGGLKEALRGSDVLVAAAHQGPAAIKPDEIAVMNRRSIAFFLANPVPEMLPAEAHAAGAEVVATGRSDYPNQVNNSLLFPAIFRGALDVRARTITDSMVIQAATELAGFAREKGLSPDYIMPTMVQWEVYPRVATRVGQAAVREGVARKKLTEDESMRAAMATIERSRKVMNQLRSGGLIVDPPE from the coding sequence ATGGAGCCCCGACTTGGCGCCGAGACGGGCCCGCGTGGTACCCGCCGCTCTGTCCGGACGGGGCCCCCCGAAGGATGCGCCTCCGCCGCAAGGACAAAAATAGCCGGCCGCAGGCAGCCCGCTCCCTTGCCGAAGAAGGCCACGGAGGACGAGTTCTCGAGGAGGGCCCTCGGGTATTCGAAGTTCTACGGCGGTAAGGTGGGGTTCGCCCCCAAGGTCCCCGTGAGGTCTCTCGATGACTTCTCCATCTGGTACACGCCAGGGGTGGCCGCCGTCTCCAAGGCCATCCAGGCCGAACCAGGGCTCTCCTTCGAATACACGGGAAGGTGGAACACCATCGCCATAGTGTCCGACGGGAGCCGGGTCCTCGGCCTGGGGAACATAGGACCGGAGGGGGCCCTCCCGGTCATGGAAGGGAAGGCACTGATATACAATTACCTCGGCGGCGTGAACGCCATCCCGCTCCCCGTGAGGACCAAGACGGAGGAGGAGCTGATCTCCATCGTGAAGGCGCTCGAGCCTTCCCTCGGCGGGGTCAACCTGGAGGACATCGAGTCCCCGAAGTGCTTCGAGGTCCTGGACCGGCTGCGGGCGGAGATGGAGATCCCTGTCTGGCACGACGACCAGCAAGGGACCGCAGGGGTGACGCTCGCGGGGCTCTTCAACGCCCTCGAGGTCACCGATCGGAAGCTCGCGGGGACGAGAGTGGTCCTGTGCGGGTCCGGGGCAGCAAACGTAGCCACGGAGCGGCTCCTGGTCGAAGCGGGCTCCGACCCGAGGGACATCATAGTGGTCGACTCCAAGGGGATACTTCACCCGGAAAGGGAGGACATCGACCAGCTCATGCTGAAGAACAAGTGGAAGTACGAGATCGCCATCCGCACCAACGGGGACAGGGTCACCGGAGGGCTGAAAGAAGCGCTCCGGGGGTCCGACGTGCTCGTGGCCGCCGCCCACCAGGGGCCCGCCGCCATCAAGCCAGATGAGATAGCCGTGATGAACCGGAGGTCTATCGCCTTCTTCCTTGCTAACCCTGTCCCGGAGATGCTCCCCGCGGAGGCCCACGCAGCGGGCGCGGAGGTCGTCGCGACGGGGAGGTCGGACTACCCCAACCAGGTCAACAACAGCCTCCTGTTCCCGGCGATATTCAGGGGCGCCCTGGACGTGAGGGCCAGGACCATCACAGACTCGATGGTCATACAGGCTGCGACGGAGCTGGCCGGGTTTGCCAGAGAAAAAGGGCTGAGCCCTGACTACATCATGCCCACCATGGTCCAATGGGAGGTCTACCCGCGGGTCGCGACCAGGGTAGGGCAGGCGGCGGTCAGGGAGGGGGTGGCGAGGAAGAAGCTGACTGAGGACGAGTCGATGCGCGCCGCCATGGCGACCATCGAGAGGTCGAGGAAGGTGATGAACCAGCTGAGGAGCGGGGGGCTGATAGTTGATCCGCCAGAATAG
- a CDS encoding GNAT family N-acetyltransferase: MQLRHAKKEDLDAISDLIVRTKRLNNEFDPLFAVVSDAKARAEKYVQSTLGAPGHLLLVASEGAKVVGVIRAETRERIFYEPHKEGRITDFYILPEYRRKALGHEMLEKASAELKKLGVEIVVADVPAQNEIANRFYAKRGFRALTHQFGKIP, from the coding sequence ATGCAGCTAAGGCATGCCAAGAAAGAGGACCTGGACGCCATCTCAGACCTGATCGTAAGGACCAAGCGCCTGAACAACGAGTTCGACCCGCTGTTCGCCGTGGTGTCTGACGCGAAGGCCAGGGCGGAGAAGTACGTCCAGTCGACGCTCGGTGCGCCTGGACACCTCCTGCTGGTGGCCTCTGAAGGGGCCAAAGTGGTGGGGGTAATCAGGGCGGAGACGAGGGAACGGATATTCTACGAGCCCCACAAGGAGGGGCGTATCACCGACTTCTACATTCTCCCCGAGTACAGGCGCAAGGCGCTCGGTCACGAGATGCTGGAGAAAGCGTCAGCCGAGCTGAAGAAGCTTGGCGTCGAGATCGTCGTGGCGGACGTCCCTGCCCAGAACGAGATAGCCAACAGGTTCTACGCCAAGCGCGGGTTCAGAGCCCTGACGCACCAGTTCGGGAAGATTCCCTAG
- the bcp gene encoding thioredoxin-dependent thiol peroxidase, which produces MPKELKAGDSAPDFELPSSVGGSVRLSSFKGKPVVLYFYPKDDTPGCTVEACAFRDNLPKFDKLDAVVLGVSKDSLTSHAKFIDKYSLNFTLLSDEELKVHGLYGAWKEKVNYGRKYMGTERSTFVIGPDGKIKKVFRKVSPKGHEAEVLAALKS; this is translated from the coding sequence ATGCCAAAGGAGCTCAAAGCGGGAGACTCCGCCCCTGACTTCGAGCTGCCGTCGTCGGTGGGAGGGAGCGTGAGGCTCAGCTCGTTCAAAGGGAAGCCGGTCGTTCTTTACTTCTATCCGAAGGACGACACCCCTGGGTGCACGGTCGAAGCCTGCGCCTTCAGGGACAACCTCCCGAAGTTCGACAAGCTCGACGCCGTGGTCCTAGGCGTGAGCAAAGACTCCCTCACGTCGCACGCCAAGTTCATCGACAAATATTCGCTGAACTTCACGCTGCTCAGCGACGAAGAGTTGAAGGTCCATGGGCTGTACGGCGCCTGGAAGGAGAAGGTGAACTACGGTCGGAAGTACATGGGGACGGAGAGGTCCACCTTCGTGATAGGGCCGGACGGGAAGATCAAGAAAGTGTTCAGGAAGGTATCTCCCAAGGGACACGAGGCGGAGGTCCTGGCTGCACTGAAGTCGTAG